Within Aliivibrio fischeri, the genomic segment TCCAAGGTTTTGCAGTTGCAATGAAGATGGGCGCAACTAAAGCAGATTTCGATGCAGTTGTAGCTATCCACCCAACAGGTTCTGAAGAATTTGTAACGATGCGATAGTCTAATTGTAGACTCGTTATCTATAAAAAACGCCGCCAATTAACCTTGGCGGCGTTTTTGTTTTATTGAATCATGTTTAACTCAATTAAGCAGTTAGTGACATTACTTACTCGATTTTTCTGCGATTTTAGCTTCAACCATAGGTGCTAATTTTTCATAAGGTAAATAGCCCGGAAGAAGTTGACCATCGATCAACATAGCTGGTGTTCCTCGCACGCCTAAATCCGTAAATAATTGATAGTTCTTCGCTACCATATCTTGAACTTCGTCATTCGTTGATACGTACTTTTCCGCATCATTCGCTTTTGCGACCTTCATGATAGAGCGCATATTGTGAATTCCCGGCTTACTTAATAAGGTTTCACTGATCTTATTAAATTTGTCTGGGCTTTCCTTCCACACTCTTAATGCAAAGGTTGCCGAGTTAGCCGGATTGGAACCTTCTTTAAGTGGTACATAAATGTTTATCACTTTAAGATCATCCGGATGCTCTTCGACCAGCTTCATTAATACTGGGTCTAATTTTTTACACCAAGGGCAACTTAAATCCGTTAATACAACAATGGTTAATTTAGGATTTTTCGCACCAAACCACGGTAGATTTGGGTTGTTGTACATATAATCATGATAATCTGCCAACGTTTTTTCATACTTACCCTGTTGAGCAATATACATAGCCAAACTCTCATGAAGGCTATCAATAATAGTAGGGTTGTCTTTAAGCATTTTATTAATATCTTCCACTTTCTCCAATTGAGTCATTGCAGAAGCAAGAGGAGAAAATAAGCATGCCATAACCAGTGTTGTGATTAATTTCGTTTTAAATTTCATTTTTTATTGTCCGTATATATTCGTTTAGATAAGCCATAAGCGAGCAAGTAATCCCATCGGAGTTGTTATCCCCGTGGTGATGTTTTTTATCTCGCCTTTATCAATAATGACGATGGTTGGGGTCACTTGAATGCCCATTCTCTTGAAATATCGCCACGCGTATCATTCATATTTTTAAAAGTGTAATCGTGAGATCTCATATAACTAGAGACTCTTCTGTCCTCTCCAGAACTCGTACTCACACCAACAACTTGATAAGAATCACTGAACCAATTAATGGTTGGCGTTACAAATCGACACGCTGCACACCACGTCGCCCAGAAATACACCACCACCGGCTTTTCTTGGCTCATAGCGATAACATCAATCTCTTCACCTGTTGTACTTATTCCAGCAAGAGCAGGGGCAGTATTCGCTGGCATATCTTTAGTTCTCCACGCATCAACAGTAAAACTAAAAATAATAATCACCAGAAGGTAAATCAGTGTCTCTTTACCCCAGCGCTTCATTTTTTGTCTTTTCCCCATTACGGTTTATTTCCTGCTTTTTTAATCGCATCCATAACGACTTTT encodes:
- a CDS encoding DsbA family protein, whose amino-acid sequence is MKFKTKLITTLVMACLFSPLASAMTQLEKVEDINKMLKDNPTIIDSLHESLAMYIAQQGKYEKTLADYHDYMYNNPNLPWFGAKNPKLTIVVLTDLSCPWCKKLDPVLMKLVEEHPDDLKVINIYVPLKEGSNPANSATFALRVWKESPDKFNKISETLLSKPGIHNMRSIMKVAKANDAEKYVSTNDEVQDMVAKNYQLFTDLGVRGTPAMLIDGQLLPGYLPYEKLAPMVEAKIAEKSSK